The Sphingomicrobium sp. genome has a window encoding:
- a CDS encoding cupin domain-containing protein has product MPKINLDEIEQTNRTGYPPPFDRQVAGRFVRRLSPATGLTDFGVSHVVLKPGAWSSQRHWHDGEDEFLVMIEGEAVLVEDEGKTVLKAGDCAAWPKGTGNGHHIRNDGNSDCAFIVMGGGKNAGGGYSDIDMLFTAEGTYTHKDGTPYDAKRAP; this is encoded by the coding sequence GTGCCGAAGATCAACCTGGACGAGATCGAGCAGACGAACCGTACCGGCTATCCGCCGCCGTTCGACCGGCAAGTCGCCGGCCGCTTCGTTCGGCGGCTCTCGCCCGCGACCGGGCTGACCGATTTTGGGGTCAGCCATGTGGTCCTGAAACCCGGCGCCTGGTCGTCACAGCGCCACTGGCACGACGGCGAGGACGAGTTCCTGGTCATGATCGAAGGCGAAGCGGTCCTCGTCGAGGATGAGGGTAAGACCGTCTTGAAGGCTGGCGATTGCGCGGCCTGGCCGAAGGGCACGGGCAACGGCCATCACATCCGCAACGACGGGAATAGCGACTGCGCATTCATCGTCATGGGCGGGGGCAAGAATGCCGGCGGCGGCTATTCAGACATCGACATGCTGTTCACCGCCGAGGGCACCTACACCCACAAGGACGGAACGCCGTACGACGCGAAGCGAGCGCCTTAG